The window TACCGGTGAAAAATCTGTTAGTTTATGAGACTGCATTTCATTAACCGTTAATGTTTGGTGAATTTCCTTTATAAGCAGGTACCGCAGTTGGTATACGGCTTCAAGGTTCGCGGACTTGATTTCCTCAATGGCATTCTTTAGGTCATCCAAATTAGGAGGAACCCCCAGGGTGTCATTAAACTTCACAATAAAGTAGTAATCCTCGGGATGGTCATAGACATCCACCAGCCCACGCTCATACGATTGGGCCACCGTCCTAAGTAGTTCAATGGTAAACCTTCCTGCTCCACGCTTTTTACTGAGAATCACACTCCGCCGTTGGTCATCAGGCTTGCCAACATAGGATTTTATGCCGTATTCTTTCTCCCACCAGGACAGGCCCCAGGTGGCCGTGGTGATGGAGAACTGTTTTTCCACCTCCAGGATAACCTCTCGAAGGGCTTCAATTTGCTTCCCGATGGCCTCTATAAGGATCCGGCTTTCACCGGTGGAGTAATATTCCGGAAGCAGGGCCAGCATGAATTCGGTACTGTTCATGTGAGGACCGCCGTCCCCAGAACCGCCACAGAGCCGGGAGAAACCGGGATATTGGCAATGTCGTTATTTACCAGTAAATCGGTATAGTCAATGACTCCGGGAGTGACCGATAAGAGGGTTCCCAGCTTTGACCAGCGGATTGTGGTGTCCTTAGAAAAAGCAATTTCCTTTAGATGCTGTTTAACGGCTTCAATGTAACTGGCCTGTACCTCCGTCAGCGTTTTTCCAATCTCCAGCACCACGGTAACCGTAATATTAATGAGGACTTCCGGAGCGGCCACCACGGTGACGGTGGCACCAACGTTGGCTTCACCATCACCCACACCGTGAGGATGGGGGTCAATCCGTTCCTGCACGGTCTGAACCAGTTCTGTCGATGCGGGCATTTTCTCTGTATCCAAAAGATAGACCTTTACCGTTCCCCGGCCATCCCAGAGGGATTCCACATACACACCGCCCACGCCCGGAACCTCCATGGCCCACTGAATATAATGGGCTTTGTTGGCGGAGGTGCCGGGGGACCGGGCCAACGTCAGCAGCCTTTCGCGATATTGCTCCACCGGCTCAAGATCACGCCCACCCGTAAAACCCGGTGGGGCAACGGCAATGCTTTCCAGCAAAGACACCGCAATGCCGGTTTGCTTTAATTCCGTGAAAGGCTGTAAGTTCCCTGCATCCCCGGCAGCCGTGGCCTTGGCGGGAATCCCAACGGAAAGGGAGCCTTCCTGAAGGGTTGCGTCTTCCAGCGTTTCCAGAGTTACTATCATATCTAAAGTCTGAAATACCGTCCCTTTAGGCACCAACTCACTAAAAGGGGCCGGGGTACTCCGGGTACAAAGGATTTGACCGGAGGCTTTTTCTCCCGGATCCCGGACATGACCCATATCAATACCGTACAAAACCAGTGTTTCTTCGCTGCAGGTGGAAAGGAACCGTTCATTCATGACCAGTTCCGCCGTATGGTAGCCCCCGGCGATCACAGCAGCCACAGCCTCCAGCATCGAACGGTTGGGAGACCCGGCGTTCCAATCGGTCAGTTGTGAATTCTCATTGACGTCCTCAATCATTTCATTCAGGATTTGCTCATAGGTTTTAAACACCGGCAGGCTCATAAGATCCCTCCCAAACAACGTTTTCCGGTTTCGGCTGCCCCAGGACAATATAGGTTATAACGAACTGGACTTTTCTTTCTTCGTGGGATAGTTTAATCTGCACGGCCTGGACCTCAATTCGCGGCTCATAGGACAGGCATTCCCGCATGGCCAGGGCAGCTCGGGTGGGCCAGGTTTCATCCATCGGCTCACTCAACAAATCATACACCGGGTTTCCATACTCCGGATGGAGGACCAAGGCCCCCAGCGGGGTATGAATCCGGAGCCAAACCGCTTGCCTTACATTCTCCGGCCCGTCCTGGACCCGGTACCGGCCTCGTGAATTAATTTGGAGGTTTTCC is drawn from Desulforamulus ruminis DSM 2154 and contains these coding sequences:
- a CDS encoding GPW/gp25 family protein, producing the protein MAVNPKLGTALAFTLQENLQINSRGRYRVQDGPENVRQAVWLRIHTPLGALVLHPEYGNPVYDLLSEPMDETWPTRAALAMRECLSYEPRIEVQAVQIKLSHEERKVQFVITYIVLGQPKPENVVWEGSYEPAGV
- a CDS encoding baseplate J/gp47 family protein, which encodes MSLPVFKTYEQILNEMIEDVNENSQLTDWNAGSPNRSMLEAVAAVIAGGYHTAELVMNERFLSTCSEETLVLYGIDMGHVRDPGEKASGQILCTRSTPAPFSELVPKGTVFQTLDMIVTLETLEDATLQEGSLSVGIPAKATAAGDAGNLQPFTELKQTGIAVSLLESIAVAPPGFTGGRDLEPVEQYRERLLTLARSPGTSANKAHYIQWAMEVPGVGGVYVESLWDGRGTVKVYLLDTEKMPASTELVQTVQERIDPHPHGVGDGEANVGATVTVVAAPEVLINITVTVVLEIGKTLTEVQASYIEAVKQHLKEIAFSKDTTIRWSKLGTLLSVTPGVIDYTDLLVNNDIANIPVSPGSVAVLGTAVLT
- a CDS encoding putative phage tail protein, with amino-acid sequence MNSTEFMLALLPEYYSTGESRILIEAIGKQIEALREVILEVEKQFSITTATWGLSWWEKEYGIKSYVGKPDDQRRSVILSKKRGAGRFTIELLRTVAQSYERGLVDVYDHPEDYYFIVKFNDTLGVPPNLDDLKNAIEEIKSANLEAVYQLRYLLIKEIHQTLTVNEMQSHKLTDFSPVQPIL